A single genomic interval of Mangifera indica cultivar Alphonso chromosome 5, CATAS_Mindica_2.1, whole genome shotgun sequence harbors:
- the LOC123215981 gene encoding protein MIZU-KUSSEI 1-like, which yields MKAIRAKTPHDSSFSFSRRYFYWRKKVEDEDDMEEILTNSFCEEEKEEDQLTISVPTQIAELPARRKKFPVVAVSKLRSALTIFGKSRSSYHSGLGSRVIVTLFGYRRGHVHFAFQEDAKLNPAFLIELATPTSVLVREMASGLVRIALECEKKTEKKGIKLLQEPLWRTYCNGKKCGYAMKRECGPEEWKILKAVEPISMGAGVLPKGEVYGGVFEGELMYMRARFERVVGSKDSEAFYMMNPDCSGGPELSVYLLRV from the coding sequence ATGAAAGCAATCAGGGCCAAAACCCCTCATGATTCATCTTTCTCATTCTCCAGGAGATACTTCTACTGGAGAAAGAAagttgaagatgaagacgatATGGAAGAAATCTTAACCAACTCCTTCTGTGAGGAGGAGAAAGAAGAGGATCAGCTTACAATATCAGTTCCAACTCAAATTGCAGAGCTTCCAGCAAGGAGGAAGAAGTTTCCAGTTGTTGCAGTTTCTAAGCTTCGCTCAGCACTGACTATATTTGGCAAGAGCCGGTCGTCCTATCATTCAGGTTTAGGCAGTCGAGTGATAGTTACGCTTTTTGGGTATCGACGTGGCCATGTTCATTTTGCATTTCAAGAAGACGCCAAGCTAAATCCAGCTTTCCTGATAGAGCTCGCAACACCAACAAGTGTTTTGGTACGAGAAATGGCTTCAGGGCTGGTCAGGATTGCCCTGGAATGTGAAAAGAAAACCGAAAAGAAAGGCATTAAGCTGCTGCAGGAGCCTCTTTGGAGGACTTATTGCAATGGCAAGAAATGTGGATATGCGATGAAACGTGAATGTGGACCTGAAGAATGGAAGATTTTGAAAGCCGTGGAACCAATTTCAATGGGTGCTGGAGTGTTGCCTAAAGGAGAGGTATATGGAGGAGTGTTCGAAGGTGAACTTATGTACATGAGAGCCAGGTTCGAGAGGGTTGTGGGTTCTAAAGATTCAGAGGCTTTTTACATGATGAATCCGGATTGTAGTGGAGGTCCTGAACTCAGTGTGTACTTGCTTAGGGTTTAG
- the LOC123215982 gene encoding tRNA-uridine aminocarboxypropyltransferase 2, whose translation MAAEGPSSISPPRQRRHMCDNCERPIAVCLCHVIPIPPLTTTNTQLMIIHHPHESNHKLNTARLLTKSLRHVTTHLSRKLLPSHVANQSPSLTTTIYLFPSSPGSPALSLLELKESIDLQGKNRNLLLIVFDATWKHAKEMVKASEGVLEGLGAIRVCLDVNEDLQGGSIYDDELVLRKEPYKGCVSTLEAVARCLKVVEDEGEEIERVLIGVLKEMVRLQAGFLKPVRPRPKLSKKGKQNELQ comes from the coding sequence ATGGCAGCAGAAGGCCCCAGCAGCATCTCACCGCCACGGCAGCGCCGCCACATGTGCGACAACTGCGAGCGTCCAATCGCAGTTTGTCTTTGCCACGTTATCCCCATCCCACCACTAACCACCACCAACACACAATTAATGATCATCCACCACCCACACGAATCCAACCACAAACTCAACACTGCACGTCTCTTAACTAAATCCCTCCGCCACGTCACCACCCATCTCTCACGCAAACTCCTCCCTTCCCACGTCGCCAACCAATCCCCTTCCCTCACCACCACTATCTACCTATTCCCGTCATCCCCCGGCTCCCCTGCCCTCAGTCTATTAGAGCTCAAAGAGTCAATAGATTTGCAAGGAAAAAACCGAAATCTACTTTTAATAGTGTTTGATGCCACGTGGAAGCACGCAAAGGAGATGGTGAAGGCGAGTGAAGGGGTTTTGGAGGGTTTAGGAGCGATTAGGGTGTGCTTGGATGTGAATGAGGATTTACAAGGTGGGAGTATTTATGACGATGAGTTGGTGTTGAGGAAAGAACCTTATAAAGGCTGTGTGAGTACGTTGGAGGCGGTGGCTAGGTGTTTGAAAGTGGTGGAAGATGAAGGGGAGGAGATTGAAAGAGTTTTGATTGGGGTTTTAAAAGAGATGGTTAGGTTGCAGGCTGGGTTTTTGAAGCCTGTCAGACCGAGGCCTAAGTTGTCGAAAAAGGGTAAACAGAATGAATTGCAATAG
- the LOC123216754 gene encoding phosphoenolpyruvate carboxylase 4, translating to MTDTTDDIAEGLSFQSFEDDCKLLGNLLNDVLQREIGSGFMEKFERNRVLAQSACNLRMAGIEDSAELLEKQLAMEISKMTLEEALLLARAFSHYLNLMGIAETHHRVRKSRNAVNLSKSCDDIFSKLVQGGISPDDLYNTVCKQEVEIVLTAHPTQINRRTLQYKHIRIAHLLDYNDRPDLGHEDKEVLIEDLVREITAIWQTDELRRHKPTPVDEAKAGLNIVEQTLWKAVPDYLRRVSNALKKHTGKPLPLTCTPIKFGSWMGGDRDGNPNVTAKVTRDVSLLSRWMAIDLYIREVDSLRFELSMNQCSDRLLRLAHEILEKETSSEDRHESWNQASSRIQSKHHSQQAPSLPTQLPARADLPSCTECNNGGSHYPKLEVPGTDYMPLNCQDGQESANPVSSLGKSFPNGSTANSNGSQSAVVSRNSAFNSVPLLAQRKLYAESQIGRSSFQKLLEPRLSQHPGIAPYRIVLGNVKEKLMKTRRRLELLLEDLPCEYDSWDYYETMDQLLEPLLLCYDSLQSCGSGVLADGRLADLIRRVVAFGMVLMKLDLRQESGRHAETLDAITRYLDMGTYSEWDEEKKLEFLTRELKGKRPLVPPTIEVAPDVKEVLDTFRVAAELGSDSLGAYVISMASNASDVLAVELLQKDARLAVSGELGRPCPGGTLRVVPLFETVKDLRGAGSVIRKLLSIDWYREHIIKNHNGHQEVMVGYSDSGKDAGRFTAAWELYKAQEDVVAACNEYGIKVTLFHGRGGSIGRGGGPTYLAIQSQPPGSVMGTLRSTEQGEMVQAKFGLPNTAVRQLEIYTTAVLLATLRPPQPPREEKWRNLMEEISIISCKNYRNTVYENPEFLAYFQEATPQAELGFLNIGSRPTRRRSSTGIGHLRAIPWLFAWTQTRFVLPAWLGVGAGLKGVCDKGHTEDIKAMYREWPFFQSTIDLIEMVLGKADIPIAKHYDEVLVSESRQELGAQLRRELLETEKYVLVVSGHEILSENNRSLRRLIESRLPYLNPINMLQVEILKRLRHDDDNHKLRDALLISINGIAAGMRNTG from the exons ATGACGGACACGACGGATGACATAGCGGAGGGGCTATCGTTCCAGAGCTTTGAAGATGACTGTAAACTGCTTGGAAATCTCTTAAACGATGTGTTGCAGAGAGAAATTGGTTCTGGATTCATGGAAAAATTTGAACGGAACAGAGTGCTCGCTCag AGTGCTTGTAATTTGCGAATGGCGGGGATAGAGGATTCAGCAGAGCTGCTTGAAAAGCAGCTTGCAATGGAGATATCAAAGATGACATTAGAGGAAGCATTGTTACTTGCTCGTGCATTCAGTCATTACCTCAATCTTATGGGAATAGCTGAGACTCATCACAG GGTTCGTAAATCACGAAATGCTGTAAATTTGTCGAAATCTTGTGATGACATTTTCAGTAAGCTAGTGCAGGGTGGGATTTCTCCAGATGACCTTTATAACACCGTTTGCAAGCAG GAGGTAGAAATTGTTCTTACTGCACATCCCACCCAAATCAATCGACGTACCTTACAATATAAACACATCAGAATTGCT CATCTTTTAGATTATAATGATCGACCTGATCTTGGTCATGAAGATAAAGAAGTGCTAATTGAAGATCTG GTGAGAGAGATAACTGCAATATGGCAGACAGATGAGCTAAGAAGACATAAACCTACACCAGTAGATGAAGCAAAGGCTG GCTTGAACATTGTGGAGCAGACTCTTTGGAAAGCTGTTCCAGATTATTTGCGACGGGTCAGCAATGCTCTAAAAAAG CATACAGGAAAGCCTCTTCCTTTAACTTGCACCCCAATAAAATTTGGGTCCTGGATGGGAGGTGATAGAGATGGAAACCCAAATGTGACAGCAAAG GTCACAAGGGATGTTTCACTTTTATCTAGGTGGATGGCCATTGACCTGTACATTAGGGAAGTTGATAGCCTCAGATTTGAGTTATCCATGAACCAATGCAGTGACAGGTTGTTGAGACTGGCACATGAAATTCTTGAAAAAG AAACTTCGTCAGAGGATCGACATGAGAGTTGGAATCAAGCTTCTAGCAGAATTCAATCGAAGCATCACAGCCAGCAGGCTCCATCGCTTCCTACCCAACTTCCTGCCAGAGCTGATCTACCCTCCTGCACTG AATGTAATAATGGTGGATCTCACTATCCCAAACTAGAAGTTCCCGGGACTGATTACATGCCACTTAATTGTCAG GATGGTCAGGAATCTGCAAATCCAGTATCTTCACTGGGAAAATCCTTTCCAAATGGAAGCACTGCAAATTCTAATGGTTCTCAGTCAGCTGTGGTGTCACGTAATTCGGCTTTCAACTCTGTTCCTCTACTTGCTCAAAGGAAACTTTATGCAGAATCTCAGATAGGGAGGTCCAGCTTCCAGAAGCTTCTGGAGCCAAGACTATCCCAACATCCTGGAATTGCTCCTTATAGAATAGTTCTTGGAAATGTGAAGGAAAAG CTTATGAAGACACGAAGACGCCTTGAACTTCTTCTTGAGGATCTTCCTTGTGAATATGATTCCTGGGATTACTATGAAACAATGGATCAGCTTTTGGAACCACTACTCCTGTGCTATGACTCCCTG CAATCATGTGGATCTGGTGTTTTGGCTGATGGTCGGCTGGCTGATCTTATTCGAAGAGTTGTTGCATTTGGAATGGTGTTAATGAAACTTGACTTGCGTCAG GAATCTGGTAGACATGCTGAAACACTCGATGCAATTACAAGATATTTGGATATGGGTACATATAGTGAGTGGGATGAAGAAAAGAAACTAGAATTTTTGACAAGGGAGCTGAAAGGGAAGCGACCTCTAGTTCCTCCTACAATTGAG GTTGCTCCTGATGTTAAAGAAGTTTTGGATACCTTCCGTGTTGCTGCTGAGCTAGGGAGTGATTCACTTGGGGCTTATGTCATTTCTATGGCTTCAAAT GCAAGTGATGTCTTGGCTGTGGAGCTTTTGCAGAAAGACGCTCGACTTGCTGTTAGTGGGGAGCTAGGGAGGCCATGTCCTGGTGGAAC GTTGCGTGTGGTTCCTCTGTTTGAAACTGTGAAGGACTTGAGAGGAGCGGGTTCAGTGATCAGGAAACTGTTATCAATTGATTGGTACAGGGAACACATTATAAAGAATCATAATGGGCATCAAGAG GTTATGGTTGGATATTCTGATTCTGGTAAAGATGCCGGTCGCTTCACTGCTGCATGGGAACTTTACAAAGCCCAGGAGGATGTTGTGGCTGCATGTAATGAGTATGGCATCAAGGTTACTTTGTTCCATGGGCGAGGAGGGAGTATCGGTCGTGGTGGTGGCCCTACATATCTTGCCATTCAATCCCAACCACCGGGCTCTGTAATG GGAACACTGCGGTCAACTGAACAAGGGGAGATGGTGCAGGCCAAGTTTGGGTTGCCTAACACAGCTGTTAGACAGCTAGAGATATATACAACTGCAGTGCTGCTTGCAACCCTGCGACCTCCTCAACCACCTCGAGAAGAAAAATGGCGAAATCTCATGGAGGAAATCTCAATTATTAGTTGCAAAAATTACCGGAACACAGTCTATGAAAACCCTGAATTTCTTGCCTACTTTCAGGAGGCCACACCCCAGGCTGAGCTGGGCTTCCTTAACATAGGAAGCCGTCCTACAAGAAGAAGGAGTTCAACAGGAATTGGCCATCTCCGTGCCATTCCGTGGTTGTTTGCATGGACCCAAACCAGATTTGTTCTTCCAGCTTGGCTTGGAGTTGGAGCAGGGTTAAAAGGTGTCTGTGACAAGGGACATACTGAAGACATAAAAGCAATGTACAGAGAGTGGCCTTTTTTTCAGTCTACCATAGATCTTATAGAGATGGTTTTAGGAAAGGCAGATATTCCTATAGCCAAGCATTATGATGAAGTGCTTGTCTCGGAGAGTAGGCAAGAGCTTGGTGCTCAACTGAGAAGGGAGCTCCTAGAGACAGAAAAGTATGTGCTGGTGGTTAGTGGACATGAGATATTGTCTGAGAATAATCGTAGTTTGAGGAGGTTGATTGAGAGCAGGCTCCCTTATCTCAATCCTATAAACATGTTGCAAGTGGAAATACTGAAGAGGCTGCGACATGATGATGATAATCATAAACTCAGAGATGCATTGCTTATCAGTATAAATGGCATAGCTGCTGGGATGAGGAACACAGGTTAG
- the LOC123217022 gene encoding ABC transporter G family member 21-like: MITNHGSTSRAFSSLYNHMILLLHVTSFLSSPLTLGSITLSLPLHRLLPFPSYPVAMMPPDQKETNTINLTNRTDNVLVHAEPSMSATPARFSMLRESFLPITLTFEDVAYTISLVTNKGSNCFASNKPKATGIVLNGISGVVRPGELLAMLGPSGSGKTTLLTALAGRLPGKVSGTILYNGQPFSSSMKRKTGFVTQDDVLYPHLSVLETLTYAAILRLPKKLSREEKIEQAELVILELGLTRCRNNVVGGPLFRGISGGERKRVSIGQEMLVNPSLLLLDEPTSGLDSTTAQRIVATLRGLARGGRTVITTIHQPSSRLYRMFDKVVVLSEGCPIYSGRAGQVMEYFGSIGYVPGFNFLNPADFLLDLANGIAPDVKQDDQQEFHGRLDHHDDQNSTKQFLISSYKKNLHPAIQAEIYQNSQDPSFSTSGVPSSRKCQNQWTINWWEQFEVLLRRGLQERRHESFSGLRIFQVISVAILSGLLWWHSNTSHIQDQVGLLFFFSIFWGFFPLFNAIFAFPQERPILIRERSSGMYRLSSYYFARMAGDLPMELVLPTIFVTVTYWMGGLKPSLITFLLTLGIILLNVLVSQGLGLALGAILMDVKQATTLASVTMLVFLLAGGYYIQHIPPFIAWLKYISFSYYCYKLLVGVQYSANEVYKCGLGMHCRVKEFPAIKCLSLDDIWWDAMALTIMLVGYRVLAYVALKIGQPR; the protein is encoded by the exons ATGATCACCAACCACGGCTCTACTTCTCGTGCCTTCTCCTCACTTTATAATCACATGATTCTGTTGTTGCATGTGACCAGCTTTCTCTCTTCTCCATTAACTCTTGGCTCAATTactctttctcttcctcttcatcGTCTTCTTCCATTTCCTTCTTACCCTGTCGCAATGATGCCCCCTGATCAGAAAGAAACTAACACCATTAATCTCACAAACCGAACCGACAACGTTTTGGTTCATGCTGAACCATCCATGTCTGCCACCCCCGCTAGATTCTCCATGCTACGTGAATCCTTTCTCCCCATAACACTCACG TTTGAAGATGTAGCATATACCATTAGCTTGGTCACCAACAAGGGAAGTAACTGTTTCGCTTCAAATAAACCCAAGGCAACAGGAATTGTACTCAATGGTATTAGTGGTGTTGTTCGACCTGGTGAGTTGCTAGCAATGCTTGGTCCGTCTGGCAGCGGTAAGACGACCCTTTTGACCGCTCTTGCTGGCCGCTTACCGGGAAAGGTTTCCGGCACTATACTATACAATGGGCAGCCATTTTCTAGCTCAATGAAACGCAAAACAGGCTTTGTTACACAAGATGATGTGCTGTACCCGCACCTCAGTGTGTTGGAGACACTAACATATGCTGCTATATTAAGGTTACCGAAGAAGCTCTCTAGAGAAGAGAAAATCGAACAAGCTGAGTTGGTTATTTTGGAGCTTGGTTTAACAAGATGCAGAAATAATGTGGTGGGAGGACCTCTCTTCCGAGGCATATCGGGTGGTGAACGTAAAAGGGTTAGTATTGGACAAGAGATGTTGGTGAATCCGAGTTTATTGTTACTGGATGAGCCTACTTCAGGGCTTGATTCCACCACAGCTCAGCGCATAGTGGCCACTTTAAGAGGCCTTGCAAGAGGTGGAAGGACTGTGATTACAACAATTCATCAACCTTCAAGCAGATTGTACAGGATGTTTGATAAGGTGGTAGTTTTATCTGAGGGTTGTCCCATTTATAGCGGGCGTGCAGGTCAAGTCATGGAGTATTTTGGTTCCATTGGTTACGTGCCTGGCTTCAATTTCTTGAACCCGGCTGATTTTCTGCTTGATCTTGCTAATG GTATAGCTCCAGATGTAAAACAGGACGACCAGCAGGAGTTTCATGGCAGATTGGATCACCATGATGATCAAAATTCAACTAAACAGTTTCTAATTTCATCCTATAAAAAGAACTTGCATCCTGCCATACAGGCAGAAATTTACCAGAATTCCCAAGATCCTAGTTTTTCAACTTCAGGGGTACCATCATCAAGAA AATGTCAGAATCAATGGACGATCAACTGGTGGGAACAATTTGAAGTGCTGCTGAGAAGGGGTTTACAGGAGAGGAGACATGAATCGTTTTCCGGCCTAAGAATTTTCCAGGTGATATCTGTTGCAATTCTTTCAGGCCTTTTATGGTGGCATTCTAACACTTCCCATATACAAGATCAG GTGGGActactctttttcttctccatctTCTGGGGTTTCTTCCCTCTGTTCAATGCCATATTTGCCTTCCCTCAAGAGCGACCGATTCTCATTAGGGAACGTTCATCGGGCATGTACCGTCTCTCCTCCTATTACTTTGCAAGGATGGCTGGTGACTTGCCAATGGAGCTAGTTCTCCCAACCATCTTTGTCACTGTCACCTATTGGATGGGTGGTCTTAAGCCTTCACTAATCACATTTTTATTGACCCTCGGCATCATCCTTTTAAATGTGCTAGTCTCTCAAGGGCTAGGCCTTGCACTTGGGGCCATTCTAATGGATGTAAAACAGGCCACGACACTTGCTTCTGTGACAATGCTTGTGTTTTTACTAGCAGGCGGCTACTACATTCAGCACATTCCACCATTCATAGCTTGGTTGAAGTACATTTCTTTTAGTTACTACTGTTATAAGCTTCTGGTGGGAGTTCAGTATTCAGCAAATGAGGTTTATAAGTGTGGATTAGGGATGCATTGCAGAGTAAAGGAATTCCCAGCCATAAAGTGTCTTAGTCTTGACGATATATGGTGGGATGCAATGGCTTTGACCATAATGCTTGTGGGTTACAGGGTTTTGGCTTATGTTGCTCTTAAAATAGGGCAACCTCGCTAA